The Nocardioides panzhihuensis genome has a segment encoding these proteins:
- a CDS encoding sugar phosphate isomerase/epimerase family protein encodes MSALRFGYGTNGMHSHRLEDALAVLADLGYDGVALTLDHLHLDPYRPDLTGRVAQVRRRLEELGLSVVVETGARYILDPRRKHYPTLLHPAPEASRRVDYLHRAVEVAADLGAEAVSFWSGSLPDGVDEDRAWGRLCDGVWRVLDLADRRGVVCAVEPEPGHFIDTLDAVLELRRRLDDPELLRVTLDLGHVVCNEPRGMAETIRLAGPLLANVQVDDMVEGVHEHLELGTGEVDFTAALGTLVEIGYTGLAALELPRQSHAAPVVAERSLAFLRETVAALPRSEEVRA; translated from the coding sequence ATGAGCGCGTTGAGGTTCGGCTACGGCACCAACGGCATGCACAGCCACCGGCTCGAGGACGCCCTGGCCGTCCTCGCGGACCTGGGCTACGACGGGGTCGCCCTGACCCTCGACCACCTCCACCTCGACCCCTACCGACCGGACCTGACGGGCCGGGTCGCACAGGTGCGGCGCCGACTGGAGGAGCTCGGCCTCTCCGTCGTGGTCGAGACCGGCGCCCGCTACATCCTCGACCCGCGCCGCAAGCACTATCCGACCCTGCTCCATCCGGCTCCGGAGGCGAGCCGCCGGGTCGACTATCTCCACCGGGCTGTCGAGGTCGCGGCCGACCTCGGTGCCGAGGCGGTCTCCTTCTGGTCGGGCAGCCTCCCGGACGGAGTCGACGAGGACCGGGCCTGGGGCCGGTTGTGCGACGGCGTGTGGCGCGTGCTCGACCTCGCCGATCGCCGCGGCGTGGTGTGTGCCGTCGAGCCCGAGCCGGGCCACTTCATCGACACCCTCGATGCCGTTCTCGAGCTGCGCCGGCGGCTCGACGACCCGGAGCTGCTCCGGGTCACCCTCGACCTCGGACATGTGGTGTGCAACGAGCCGCGGGGAATGGCCGAGACCATCCGCCTGGCCGGTCCGCTGCTGGCCAACGTGCAGGTCGACGACATGGTCGAGGGCGTCCACGAGCATCTGGAGCTCGGCACCGGCGAGGTCGACTTCACCGCCGCGCTCGGCACGCTCGTCGAGATCGGCTACACCGGGCTCGCGGCGCTCGAGCTGCCCCGCCAGTCGCATGCCGCTCCGGTCGTCGCCGAGCGTTCCCTCGCGTTCCTGCGCGAGACCGTGGCGGCCCTCCCTCGGTCCGAGGAGGTGCGCGCGTGA
- a CDS encoding EboA domain-containing protein has product MNTSSEGDRVGLDTPPPSGSGGSTSGGGGSPVGRGPLRSDPRASERVETNTVVDERLLAEWCAEIEADPTRVRTRFPAAAREIGRTPGTSPAPDAERVEDDVRVRLLVALGRGLADDADTLSTELHDLYRFGDADERRAVLLGLGHLEDAIGDRAVDLLHDAMRTNDPRLVAAAMGTYAARLDAAAWRQGVLKCLFVGVPLRLVAGLEPADDPADDELRRMVADYAAERTAAGREVPADALSLLPAPTQTTRES; this is encoded by the coding sequence GTGAACACGTCTTCGGAAGGTGACCGTGTTGGTCTCGACACGCCTCCGCCTAGCGGCTCCGGCGGCTCGACCAGCGGGGGCGGCGGTTCTCCCGTCGGTCGAGGGCCACTTCGTTCAGACCCTCGCGCCAGCGAGCGTGTCGAGACCAACACAGTCGTCGACGAGCGCCTTCTCGCCGAGTGGTGTGCCGAGATCGAGGCCGACCCGACCCGGGTCCGGACCCGTTTCCCGGCTGCGGCCCGGGAGATCGGCCGTACGCCGGGCACCTCGCCGGCCCCGGATGCCGAAAGGGTCGAGGACGACGTACGCGTGCGGCTGCTGGTGGCGCTCGGTCGCGGCCTCGCGGACGACGCCGACACGTTGAGCACCGAGCTGCACGATCTCTACCGCTTCGGCGACGCCGACGAGCGACGCGCGGTCCTGCTCGGCCTCGGGCACCTCGAGGACGCGATCGGCGACCGGGCAGTCGACCTGCTCCACGACGCGATGCGCACCAACGACCCGCGCCTGGTGGCCGCCGCCATGGGGACGTACGCGGCTCGTCTGGATGCCGCCGCGTGGCGCCAGGGTGTCCTCAAGTGCCTCTTCGTCGGCGTACCTCTTCGTCTGGTCGCCGGCCTCGAGCCAGCCGACGATCCAGCCGACGACGAGCTGCGCCGGATGGTCGCCGACTACGCCGCCGAGCGCACCGCGGCCGGCCGCGAGGTCCCCGCCGACGCGCTGTCCCTCCTTCCCGCCCCCACTCAGACCACTCGGGAGTCCTGA
- a CDS encoding TatD family hydrolase, with amino-acid sequence MRIFDPHIHMSSRTTDDYEAMYAAGVRALVEPAFWLGQPRTSVDSFVDYFDSLVGWERFRASQFGIAHHCTIALNPKEANDPRCTPVLDLLPRYLAKDGVVAVGEVGFDSMTENEEKAFSRQLELAREFALPAMVHTPHRDKLAGTRRTLDLVEAAGMEPGMVVVDHLNEVTVDVVDEAGAWMGFSIYPDTKMDPDRMVAILQRRGLDRVLVNSAADWGKSDPLRTRATGEAMLAAGFTEDDVDRVLWRNPVEFFGQSGRLLLDVPAADQGATFAGNSLLRGERG; translated from the coding sequence ATGCGCATCTTCGACCCACACATCCACATGAGCTCGCGCACGACCGACGACTACGAGGCGATGTACGCCGCCGGCGTCCGCGCCCTCGTGGAGCCGGCGTTCTGGCTCGGCCAGCCCCGGACCAGCGTCGACTCGTTCGTCGACTACTTCGACTCGCTGGTCGGCTGGGAGCGGTTCCGGGCCTCGCAGTTCGGCATCGCCCACCACTGCACGATCGCGCTGAACCCGAAGGAGGCCAACGACCCGCGTTGTACGCCGGTGCTCGACCTGCTGCCGCGCTACCTCGCGAAGGACGGGGTGGTCGCGGTCGGCGAGGTGGGCTTCGACTCGATGACCGAGAACGAGGAGAAGGCGTTCAGCCGCCAGCTGGAGCTGGCCCGTGAGTTCGCGCTGCCCGCGATGGTGCACACGCCCCACCGCGACAAGCTGGCTGGGACCCGCCGCACCCTCGATCTGGTCGAGGCGGCGGGGATGGAGCCCGGGATGGTCGTCGTCGACCATCTCAACGAGGTGACCGTCGACGTCGTCGACGAGGCGGGCGCCTGGATGGGCTTCTCCATCTATCCCGACACCAAGATGGACCCTGACAGGATGGTCGCGATCCTCCAGCGCCGCGGTCTGGACCGGGTGCTGGTCAACTCCGCCGCCGACTGGGGCAAGAGCGACCCGCTGCGCACCAGGGCGACCGGCGAGGCGATGCTTGCGGCCGGCTTCACCGAGGACGACGTCGACCGGGTGCTGTGGCGCAACCCGGTGGAGTTCTTCGGCCAGAGCGGACGGCTGCTGCTCGACGTACCTGCGGCCGACCAGGGCGCCACCTTCGCCGGCAACTCGCTGCTGCGAGGTGAGCGCGGATGA
- the eboE gene encoding metabolite traffic protein EboE: MRFRHRDGTVVHLGYCSNVHPAEDVDGILDQLRRYAGEVRARLGVPRLGLGLWLPAATAHELAGDPATLERLRAGLDRHGLEVVTLNAFPYGGFHAPVVKRDVYSPDWSTRRRLDYTLDCARVLAALLPDDAVRGSISTLPLGWRTPWFTDRDRAARELIGELADGLAGIEAEHGRAVRVGFEPEPGCVVETTRDAVTRLAGLAPEHLGICVDTCHLATQFEDATEALDRLHVAGLPVVKVQVSAALHADDPSDPATREALASYAEDRFLHQTREPRGGRVDSRDDLPEALGGHRPLPAEHPWRVHFHVPLHADPAPPLRSTRDHLAGTLDALLGGPVAHTDHLEVETYTWGVLPEQMRPGGDAGLVAGIAAELAWTRDRLLEAGLEQLQEASA, translated from the coding sequence ATGAGGTTCCGGCATCGCGACGGCACGGTCGTCCATCTCGGCTACTGCAGCAACGTGCATCCCGCCGAGGACGTCGACGGCATCCTCGACCAGCTCCGCCGCTACGCCGGTGAGGTGCGGGCCCGGCTCGGCGTCCCACGCCTCGGCCTCGGACTCTGGCTGCCGGCCGCGACCGCGCACGAGCTCGCCGGTGACCCGGCCACCCTCGAGCGGCTCCGGGCCGGCCTGGACCGGCACGGCCTCGAGGTCGTCACCCTCAACGCCTTCCCGTACGGCGGGTTCCACGCCCCCGTGGTGAAGCGCGACGTCTACAGCCCGGACTGGTCGACCCGGCGACGTCTCGACTACACCCTCGACTGTGCCCGGGTGCTGGCTGCGCTGCTGCCCGACGACGCCGTCCGCGGGAGCATCTCGACCCTTCCGCTGGGCTGGCGCACCCCGTGGTTCACCGACCGCGACCGGGCGGCCCGGGAGCTGATCGGCGAGCTCGCCGACGGGCTGGCCGGCATCGAGGCCGAGCACGGCCGGGCGGTGCGGGTCGGCTTCGAGCCGGAGCCCGGCTGCGTCGTGGAGACCACCCGCGATGCGGTGACCCGCCTCGCCGGGCTCGCGCCGGAGCATCTCGGGATCTGCGTCGACACCTGCCATCTCGCCACCCAGTTCGAGGACGCCACGGAGGCTCTCGACCGGCTCCACGTCGCCGGACTTCCCGTCGTCAAGGTCCAGGTCTCCGCGGCGCTGCACGCCGACGACCCGAGCGACCCGGCGACCCGGGAGGCCCTGGCCTCCTACGCCGAGGACCGGTTCCTGCACCAGACGCGTGAACCACGCGGGGGCCGGGTGGACAGCCGCGACGACCTGCCCGAGGCTCTCGGCGGCCACCGTCCGCTGCCGGCCGAGCATCCGTGGCGGGTGCACTTCCACGTACCTCTTCATGCCGACCCGGCACCGCCGCTGCGCAGCACCCGTGACCACCTGGCGGGCACGCTCGACGCGCTCCTGGGCGGTCCGGTGGCACACACCGACCACCTCGAGGTCGAGACCTACACCTGGGGAGTGCTGCCCGAGCAGATGCGCCCCGGTGGTGACGCCGGCCTGGTCGCGGGCATCGCGGCCGAGCTGGCCTGGACCCGCGACCGGCTCCTCGAGGCCGGTCTCGAACAGCTGCAGGAGGCATCCGCATGA
- a CDS encoding alkaline phosphatase family protein — MSDNPNEKLLVIDVVGMTPELLQHMPRVRQVGESGFTAELGTVLPAVTCSVQSTFLTGMLPRDHGIVGNGWYFRDLGEVLLWRQHNALVRGEKLWDIVRRRRPGAKVANICWWYAMGTDVDTTVTPRPAYHADGKKSPDCWTWPPELHETLTDQLGPFPLFTYWGPTASIKSSAWIVAAARKVMPDHDLTLVYVPHLDYDLQRFGPDSPQAVQAARDVDATLAPLLDDAEAAGVRVVLLSEYGITPASRPVDVNRLLRREGLLHVHHNATGELLDPWTSRAFAVADHQIAHVYIKDPADIERVRTLLTGLDGVAEVLDRSGQAAYGLDHERAGELVLVAEPEAWFTYYYWLDDANAPDFARGVEIHKKPGYDPAELFLDPEDRWVKLRAATTLARKKAGLRYAMSVVPLDPAPVSGSHGRLPDTPEHGPVLICSEASAKRDRFEATEVRDLLASLLI; from the coding sequence ATGAGCGACAACCCGAACGAGAAGCTGCTGGTCATCGACGTCGTCGGGATGACCCCCGAGCTGCTCCAGCACATGCCGCGAGTGCGGCAGGTGGGGGAGTCGGGGTTCACCGCCGAGCTCGGCACGGTGCTGCCCGCGGTCACCTGCTCGGTCCAGTCGACCTTCCTGACCGGCATGCTGCCGCGCGATCACGGCATCGTCGGCAACGGCTGGTACTTCCGCGACCTCGGCGAGGTGCTCCTGTGGCGCCAGCACAACGCACTGGTGCGGGGCGAGAAGCTGTGGGACATCGTCCGCCGCCGGCGTCCGGGGGCGAAGGTCGCCAACATCTGCTGGTGGTACGCCATGGGAACCGACGTCGACACCACCGTCACCCCGCGCCCGGCCTACCACGCCGACGGCAAGAAGTCGCCGGACTGCTGGACCTGGCCGCCGGAGCTGCACGAGACCCTCACCGACCAGCTCGGCCCGTTCCCGCTCTTCACCTACTGGGGACCCACCGCCTCCATCAAGAGCTCGGCCTGGATCGTCGCCGCGGCCCGCAAGGTCATGCCCGACCACGACCTCACCCTGGTCTACGTCCCCCATCTCGACTACGACCTGCAGAGGTTCGGGCCCGACAGCCCGCAGGCCGTCCAGGCCGCCCGCGACGTCGACGCGACGCTGGCGCCGCTGCTCGATGACGCCGAGGCTGCCGGCGTCCGCGTCGTGCTGCTGAGCGAGTACGGCATCACGCCCGCCTCCCGCCCGGTCGACGTCAACCGGCTGCTACGCCGCGAAGGTCTTCTGCACGTCCACCACAACGCCACCGGGGAGCTGCTCGACCCGTGGACGTCGCGGGCCTTCGCCGTCGCCGACCATCAGATCGCCCACGTCTACATCAAGGATCCCGCCGACATCGAGCGGGTGCGGACCCTGCTGACCGGCCTCGACGGCGTCGCCGAGGTCCTCGATCGCAGCGGCCAGGCTGCGTACGGACTCGACCACGAGCGCGCCGGCGAGCTCGTCCTGGTGGCCGAGCCGGAGGCATGGTTCACCTACTACTACTGGCTCGACGACGCGAACGCGCCCGACTTCGCCCGCGGGGTCGAGATCCACAAGAAGCCGGGCTACGACCCCGCCGAGCTGTTCCTCGACCCCGAGGACCGGTGGGTCAAGCTGCGCGCCGCCACCACACTGGCCCGCAAGAAGGCCGGGCTGCGCTACGCCATGAGCGTGGTGCCGCTCGATCCCGCCCCGGTCTCCGGCAGCCACGGTCGGCTGCCGGACACCCCGGAGCACGGTCCCGTGCTCATCTGCTCGGAAGCCTCCGCCAAGCGCGACCGGTTCGAGGCCACCGAGGTCCGCGACCTGCTCGCGTCCCTGCTCATCTGA
- a CDS encoding sugar phosphate isomerase/epimerase family protein, with the protein MTRPITLFTGQWADLPFEEVCRLASEWGYDGLEIACWGDHLDVWQAAEDETYVQAKLDLLKKHNLEVFTISNHLKGQAVCDDPIDQRHQDILPAKIWGDGDPEGVRQRAAEEMKMTARAAKNLGVKTVVGFTGSAIWKYVAMFPPVSQATIEAGYQDFADRWNPILDVFDECGVRFAHEVHPSEIAYDYWSTVATLEAIGHREAFGLNWDPSHMVWQQVDPVGFLWDFRDRIYHVDCKDTKMQTGNGRNARLGSHLAWADPRRGWDFVSTGHGDVPWEQCFRMLNSIGYDGPISIEWEDAGMDRLAGAPEALEFVRRLAFDAPDAAFDAAFSTND; encoded by the coding sequence ATGACCCGACCGATCACGCTCTTCACCGGCCAGTGGGCCGATCTGCCGTTCGAGGAGGTGTGCCGCCTCGCCTCCGAATGGGGCTACGACGGCCTGGAGATCGCCTGCTGGGGCGACCACCTCGACGTCTGGCAGGCCGCTGAGGACGAGACCTACGTCCAGGCGAAGCTGGACCTGCTGAAGAAGCACAACCTCGAGGTCTTCACGATCTCCAACCACCTCAAGGGGCAGGCGGTCTGCGACGACCCGATCGACCAGCGTCACCAGGACATCCTGCCCGCCAAGATCTGGGGCGACGGTGACCCCGAGGGCGTACGCCAGCGGGCCGCCGAGGAGATGAAGATGACCGCCCGCGCGGCGAAGAACCTCGGCGTCAAGACCGTGGTCGGCTTCACCGGCTCCGCCATCTGGAAGTACGTCGCGATGTTCCCGCCCGTCTCCCAGGCGACGATCGAGGCCGGGTATCAGGACTTCGCCGACCGGTGGAATCCGATCCTCGACGTCTTCGACGAGTGCGGCGTGCGGTTCGCCCACGAGGTCCACCCCTCCGAGATCGCCTACGACTACTGGTCGACCGTCGCGACGCTGGAGGCGATCGGCCACCGGGAGGCGTTCGGTCTCAACTGGGACCCCAGCCACATGGTGTGGCAGCAGGTCGACCCGGTGGGCTTCCTGTGGGACTTCCGCGACCGGATCTACCACGTGGACTGCAAGGACACGAAGATGCAGACCGGCAACGGCCGCAACGCCCGGCTCGGCTCCCACCTCGCCTGGGCGGACCCCCGGCGCGGCTGGGACTTCGTCTCGACCGGTCACGGCGACGTCCCGTGGGAGCAGTGCTTCCGGATGCTCAACTCCATCGGCTACGACGGCCCCATCTCGATCGAGTGGGAGGACGCCGGCATGGACCGTCTCGCCGGTGCCCCGGAGGCGCTCGAGTTCGTCCGCCGGCTCGCCTTCGACGCCCCTGATGCCGCTTTCGACGCGGCGTTCAGCACCAACGACTGA
- a CDS encoding sugar phosphate isomerase/epimerase family protein codes for MCYGFDGEGALRRSLAERGLSRRSMLKGALGAVAGGAALAAAPGLLSPAAAAVSGVRRVPPGRISIQLYTLRSVMQGAGVDRTLATLADLGYPRVELAGLYGRTAGELRGTLDSLGIRSSSSHDGISDSPAALEAKLDNAETMGQRFMNVPYLASNSLADWQRWAAQMNVEAQAAKARGIAYGYHNHAHEFTTDLGGGVTPWDVFTNELDPAYVHYEIDLYWAVTGGVNLGMSNDDAIDFAIDTIKCSPQSVRQYHVKDRHPGTGDHCDLGTGFIDFSKIFAAHRVEEYIVENDTPEVTPEQTAEVGYSYLRRLRY; via the coding sequence ATGTGTTACGGATTCGACGGTGAGGGCGCGCTGCGCCGATCACTCGCCGAGCGAGGCCTGAGCCGCCGCTCGATGCTCAAGGGCGCCCTGGGCGCCGTCGCTGGTGGAGCCGCGCTGGCTGCGGCGCCGGGCCTGCTGTCACCGGCCGCTGCGGCGGTCTCCGGCGTACGCCGCGTACCCCCGGGCCGGATCAGCATCCAGCTCTACACGCTGCGCAGCGTGATGCAGGGCGCCGGTGTCGACCGGACCCTGGCGACCCTGGCCGACCTCGGCTACCCACGGGTCGAGCTCGCCGGTCTCTACGGCCGGACGGCCGGCGAGCTGCGGGGCACCCTCGACTCGCTCGGCATCCGGTCCTCCTCGAGCCATGACGGCATCAGCGACTCGCCGGCGGCGCTCGAGGCCAAGCTCGACAACGCCGAGACCATGGGCCAGCGCTTCATGAACGTGCCCTACCTGGCGTCGAACTCGCTGGCCGACTGGCAGAGGTGGGCGGCGCAGATGAACGTCGAGGCGCAGGCCGCGAAGGCTCGCGGGATCGCCTACGGCTACCACAACCACGCCCACGAGTTCACGACCGACCTGGGCGGCGGCGTCACCCCGTGGGACGTCTTCACCAACGAGCTCGACCCGGCCTACGTCCACTACGAGATCGACCTCTACTGGGCCGTGACGGGCGGGGTGAACCTCGGGATGTCCAACGACGACGCCATCGACTTCGCCATCGACACCATCAAGTGCTCTCCGCAGTCGGTGCGGCAGTACCACGTCAAGGACCGCCACCCCGGCACCGGCGACCACTGCGACCTCGGCACCGGATTCATCGACTTCTCGAAGATCTTCGCCGCCCACAGGGTGGAGGAGTACATCGTCGAGAACGACACCCCGGAGGTCACTCCGGAGCAGACCGCCGAGGTGGGCTACTCCTACCTGCGCCGCCTGCGCTACTGA
- a CDS encoding glycosyltransferase family 2 protein — MPSPRVSLITAVYNPPADAFEDTIASVLGQTYEDWEWILSDDRSPDSWVLPRLRQLAATEPRVRIVERAENGGIVAASNSSLAEATGELVALLDHDDVLEPNALEKMVRAYDRFEDLDYAYSDQDLMSDAGELRDAYYKPDWSPERLRHHNYCTHFSVFRRSVVEEVGGFREGFDGSQDHDLVLRVSERARRIVHVPGALYHWRQVPGSAAADNQAKPYAWDAGVRAVQGQLDRLGIRATASRGVSPGLYRVEREPDLDTPVSVIIPTIGTSAIVWGSMRAMVVETVRSVVASTKHRDVEFVIVYDTPTPAPVLDALRAIEGADIKLVEFTEKFSFSAKCNVGAAHARGDVLIFLNDDMEAYSDGVIEQLIAPLREPDVGMTGPKLLFEDYRIQHAGLVYGSGTITHAYYRARPEERGNHGELHINRETSALTGACVAMRREVFFDAGGFSERLPINYNDVDLSLKVRRSLGLRLVWLHDVVLFHFESVSRDNAVHDWEKDFINNRWGNYLQVREGYSNGVR, encoded by the coding sequence ATGCCATCGCCCCGGGTATCGCTGATCACCGCCGTCTACAACCCGCCCGCCGATGCCTTCGAGGACACGATCGCGTCGGTCCTCGGCCAGACGTACGAGGACTGGGAGTGGATCCTCAGCGACGATCGTTCGCCGGACTCCTGGGTGCTGCCGCGGCTGCGCCAGCTGGCCGCGACCGAGCCGCGGGTGCGGATCGTCGAGCGTGCCGAGAACGGCGGGATCGTGGCCGCATCGAACTCGTCGCTGGCCGAGGCGACCGGTGAGCTGGTCGCCCTGCTCGACCACGACGACGTGCTCGAGCCGAACGCGCTGGAGAAGATGGTCCGTGCCTACGACAGGTTCGAGGACCTCGACTACGCCTACAGCGACCAGGACCTGATGAGCGACGCGGGCGAGCTCCGCGACGCCTACTACAAGCCCGACTGGTCCCCCGAGCGGCTGCGCCACCACAACTACTGCACCCACTTCTCGGTCTTCCGCCGCTCCGTCGTGGAGGAGGTCGGCGGCTTCCGGGAGGGGTTCGACGGCTCCCAGGACCATGACCTCGTGCTGCGCGTCAGCGAGCGGGCGCGACGTATCGTCCACGTCCCCGGCGCGCTCTACCACTGGCGTCAGGTGCCCGGCTCGGCCGCCGCCGACAACCAGGCCAAGCCGTACGCCTGGGACGCCGGCGTACGCGCGGTGCAGGGTCAGCTGGACCGGCTGGGGATCCGGGCGACGGCCTCACGCGGCGTCTCGCCCGGGCTCTACCGCGTTGAGCGAGAGCCCGACCTGGACACTCCGGTCAGCGTGATCATCCCGACCATCGGGACCAGCGCGATCGTGTGGGGTTCGATGCGCGCGATGGTCGTCGAGACCGTACGTTCGGTGGTCGCCTCCACCAAGCACCGCGACGTCGAGTTCGTGATCGTCTACGACACCCCGACCCCGGCGCCGGTCCTGGACGCGCTGCGGGCGATCGAGGGCGCCGACATCAAGCTGGTCGAGTTCACCGAGAAGTTCAGCTTCAGCGCCAAGTGCAACGTCGGCGCTGCGCACGCGCGCGGTGACGTGCTGATCTTCCTCAACGACGACATGGAGGCCTACTCCGACGGCGTGATCGAGCAGCTGATCGCCCCGCTGCGCGAGCCCGACGTCGGGATGACCGGGCCGAAGCTGCTCTTCGAGGACTACCGCATCCAGCACGCCGGGCTGGTGTACGGCAGCGGCACCATCACGCACGCCTACTACCGCGCGCGTCCCGAGGAGCGGGGCAACCACGGTGAGCTGCACATCAACCGGGAGACCTCCGCGCTCACCGGCGCCTGCGTCGCGATGCGGCGCGAGGTCTTCTTCGACGCCGGCGGGTTCAGCGAGCGCCTCCCGATCAACTACAACGACGTCGACCTCTCCTTGAAGGTCCGCCGCTCGCTCGGCCTGCGGCTGGTCTGGCTCCACGACGTGGTCCTCTTCCACTTCGAGTCGGTCAGCCGCGACAACGCGGTCCACGACTGGGAGAAGGACTTCATCAACAACCGCTGGGGCAACTACCTGCAGGTCCGCGAGGGTTACTCCAACGGCGTGCGCTGA
- a CDS encoding class I SAM-dependent methyltransferase, translating to MSHYAVEIDLDHRNTSHVQVLDLAESAPAAGSGKNVLDVGCWTGEVGRILTERGCTVTGIELDREAASLAEKVLEKVIVADLDATPLTEIVEPGSFDVVIFADVLEHLTDPRAALEQARDLLTPGGRVVISIPNVTHGSVRLALLQGRWQTTDTGLLDHTHIKFYSREGLLALFAEAGYAVEELRGTTADPLNVEVAVDPGPLPEVAVEWVRQQPDALVYQFQLSARPLADGELPPAAPELVQAAPADEVRVRDVHTTRFEEATRSRLATRDHILGIQASANSAQARVGTLSKQLREAREVNRRRRERIERLRGKVAGLEADLTYATRHPVRNFCRRVIRRLRRAAQG from the coding sequence ATGTCGCACTACGCCGTCGAGATCGACCTCGATCACCGCAACACCAGCCACGTGCAGGTCCTCGACCTGGCTGAGTCGGCCCCGGCGGCGGGCAGCGGGAAGAACGTCCTCGATGTCGGCTGCTGGACCGGCGAGGTCGGCCGGATCCTCACCGAGCGCGGCTGCACCGTCACCGGCATCGAGCTCGACCGCGAGGCCGCGAGCCTGGCCGAGAAGGTCCTGGAGAAGGTGATCGTCGCCGATCTCGACGCGACGCCGCTGACCGAGATCGTCGAGCCCGGCTCGTTCGACGTGGTGATCTTCGCCGACGTCCTGGAGCACCTCACCGACCCTCGGGCTGCGCTCGAGCAGGCCCGTGACCTGCTCACCCCAGGCGGCAGGGTGGTCATCTCGATCCCCAACGTGACCCATGGCTCGGTCCGCCTCGCCCTGCTCCAGGGCCGCTGGCAGACCACCGACACCGGCCTCCTGGATCACACCCACATCAAGTTCTACTCCCGTGAGGGCCTTCTCGCGCTCTTCGCCGAGGCCGGGTACGCCGTCGAGGAGCTGCGCGGCACCACCGCCGACCCGCTCAACGTCGAGGTCGCAGTCGACCCGGGGCCGCTGCCCGAGGTGGCCGTGGAGTGGGTGCGCCAGCAGCCCGACGCGCTGGTCTACCAGTTCCAGCTCTCCGCCCGGCCGCTCGCCGACGGCGAGCTCCCCCCGGCCGCGCCCGAGCTCGTCCAGGCCGCCCCGGCCGACGAGGTCAGGGTCCGCGACGTCCACACCACGAGGTTCGAGGAGGCCACCCGCTCCCGGCTGGCCACCCGCGACCACATCCTCGGCATCCAGGCCTCCGCCAACTCTGCCCAGGCTCGGGTCGGCACCCTCTCCAAGCAGCTGCGCGAGGCCCGCGAGGTCAACCGGCGCCGCCGCGAGCGCATCGAGCGGCTGCGCGGCAAGGTCGCCGGCCTCGAGGCCGACCTGACCTACGCCACCCGCCACCCGGTGCGGAACTTCTGCCGCCGGGTCATCCGCCGGCTCCGCCGCGCGGCCCAGGGCTGA
- a CDS encoding P-II family nitrogen regulator — protein MKLVTAVIKPHKWEDVREALEAFGVTGMTVSEVSGYGRQKGHTEVYRGAEYDVALVPKIRIEIVVDDQDAEEVVEIVVKSAQTGRIGDGKVWLSPIDSVVRVRTGARDVEAL, from the coding sequence GTGAAGCTCGTGACCGCAGTGATCAAACCCCACAAGTGGGAGGACGTCCGCGAGGCCCTGGAAGCCTTCGGCGTGACCGGGATGACCGTCTCCGAGGTCTCCGGCTACGGCCGGCAGAAGGGTCACACCGAGGTCTACCGCGGTGCTGAGTACGACGTCGCCCTGGTGCCGAAGATCCGCATCGAGATCGTGGTCGACGACCAGGACGCCGAGGAGGTCGTCGAGATCGTCGTGAAGTCCGCCCAGACCGGACGGATCGGCGACGGGAAGGTCTGGCTCAGCCCGATCGACTCCGTGGTCCGCGTACGGACCGGTGCGCGGGACGTCGAGGCCCTCTGA
- a CDS encoding P-II family nitrogen regulator, translating to MKLVTAVIKPHKWEDVRVALEAVGVTGMTVSEVSGYGRQKGHTEVYRGAEYDVALVPKIRIEIAVPDEEVESVVSAIETSAKTERIGDGKVWVSPLETIVRVRTGDRDDAAI from the coding sequence ATGAAGCTCGTCACCGCAGTGATCAAACCCCACAAGTGGGAGGACGTCCGCGTCGCCCTCGAGGCTGTCGGTGTCACCGGCATGACCGTCTCCGAGGTCTCCGGCTACGGCCGGCAGAAGGGTCACACCGAGGTCTACCGCGGTGCTGAGTACGACGTCGCCCTGGTGCCGAAGATCCGCATCGAGATCGCCGTGCCCGACGAGGAGGTCGAGTCGGTGGTCAGCGCCATCGAGACCTCGGCGAAGACCGAGCGCATCGGTGACGGCAAGGTCTGGGTCTCCCCGCTGGAGACCATCGTGCGAGTACGCACCGGCGACCGCGACGACGCCGCCATCTGA